The genomic interval AAATTGTAAGCGCCCATAAAATAACCATTATCATATAACTTAATGATTTAAATAATGAATAATTTTTAACGGAAAGATGGGGCGGCGATTCCTTGATCTACAACAGTGGATTGTTCAAAGTTTGGCCTTTCATCTCGTGCAAAAAATGCGTAATATACGCCGCCTTGCAGTCACAGTATGGTCATTTCTTAACTCATGCGCATCGGACACCACCAGCTTAGAAATCGCCTGATCGCAGCCCCTATGGCAGGTATTACAGACCGGCCGTTCAGGACGCTGTGCTATGAGATGGGAGCCGGTTTAACCGTATCCGAGATGATGTCGTCTAACCCGCAGGTTTGGGAAAGCGATAAATCCCGCCTTCGGATGGTGCACGTTGATGAACCAGGTATTCGCACCGTGCAAATTGCCGGAAGCGTGCCTGAAGAGATGGCAGATGCCGCGCGGATTAACGTGGAAAGTGGTGCCCAGATTATTGATATCAATATGGGGTGCCCGGCCAAAAAGGTGAATCGCAAGCTTGCAGGTTCAGCCCTTCTGCAATACCCCGACCAGGTGAAAGCTATCCTGACGGCGGTTGTCAGCGCGGTGGACGTTCCTGTTACGTTGAAGATTCGCACGGGTTGGTCGCCGGAACACCGTAACTGTGTAGAGATTGCCCAACTGGCCGAAGACTGTGGCATTCAGGCCCTGACCATCCATGGACGCACTCGCGCCTGTTTGTTCAACGGTGAAGCTGAATACGACAGCATTCGGGCAGTTAAGCAGAAAGTTTCCATTCCGATTATCGCGAATGGCGACATAACTGACCCGCTTAAAGCCAGGGCTGTACTCGACTATACGGGAGCTGATGCTCTGATGATAGGACGTGCAGCTCAGGGAAGACCCTGGATCTTCCGGGAAATCCAGCATTATCTGGACACTGGGGAGCTGCTTGCCCCGCTGCCTCTGGCAGAGGTTAAGCGCTTGCTTTGTTCGCATGTTCGGGAACTGCATGACCACTACGGTCAGGCAAAAGGGTACCGAATTGCGCGTAAACACGTCTCCTGGTATCTCCAGGAGCACGCTCCAGATGACCAGTTTCGGCGCACATTCAACGCCATAGAGGATGCCAGCGTACAGCTGGAGGCGTTGGAGGCATACTTCGAAAATCTTGCGTAATGAAATAAAGAGCTGACAGAACTATGTTCGAACAACGCGTAAATTCTGACGTACTGACCGTTTCTACCGTTAACTCTCAGGACCAGGTAACTCAAAAGCCCCTGCGTGACTCGGTTAAACAGGCACTGAAGAACTATTTTGCTCAACTGAACGGTCAGGATGTTAATGACCTGTATGAGCTGGTACTGGCTGAAGTTGAACAGCCACTGTTGGACATGGTGATGCAATACACCCGCGGTAACCAAACCCGCGCTGCGCTGATGATGGGTATCAACCGTGGTACTCTGCGTAAGAAACTGAAAAAATACGGCATGAACTGATACTAATCAGTTAAATGCTTGTTTAAAAAGGCGCTCTTCGGCATGGGGAAGCGCCTTTTTTATGACCTGCGCTCTCCGTCAACGCATTGTAAACCTTCGCTTCTCCCGCTTTTCAACCACGGTTTTTCGTGTATATTTCCACCACCTTACTGGCGCTCTTCTCGCGGAATGACACAATGATTCGTAAATACTGGTGGCTGGTTGTTTTTGCAATCTCCGTTCTCATTTTCGATGCACTCCTGATGCAGTGGATTGAACTGATGAGCACCGAAACCGATAAGTGTCGCAATATGAACTCCGTTAATCCGCTGAAACTCGTGAACTGCGCAGAGCTTGACTAAACGCCCGATTGCGCAAACCACCCCGTTATTACCCACTAAAAACGGGGATTTAAATCCCTTTGAGCCATTACCCGGCGGTGATAATGTCTCGCCCTTCACAACCGCTCTAGCGTAACCCCACACTCGAGTAGAACCGTCCATGCTGGTCAGCCAATACAACCATATCCTTGTCGTCCTCTCCTTTGTTGTAGCTATCCTTGCTGCGTATACCGCGCTGAACATGGCTGCACGCGTCGCCGGGAGTGAGGGCGGTGCTGCCCGCGCCTGGCTGGCTGGCGGTGGTATTGCAATGGGCATTGGCGTGTGGGCCATGCATTTTATCGGCATGCTGGCGATGGACCTCTCCATGAGCATGAGCTACAACGCCACCCTGACGGTATTATCCATGGTCATCGCCGTGGGATCGTCGCTGTTTGCGCTATGGCTCGTTAGCTGCGAGCAATTACGTCTGCGCCGACTGCTGCCCGGCGCGCTGGTGATGGGCAGCGGTATTGTTGCTATGCATTACACCGGCATGGCAGCGCTGGAAGTGATGCCCGGGATTATCTGGGACAAGGTCTGGGTGGCCATTTCGGTCGCGATTGCGCTTGCCGCTTCGCTCGCGGCATTATGGCTGACCTTCCGCCTGCGTCGCGAAGCCGCGCAGGTCGTGCTGATGCGCATGGGTGCCGCCATCACGATGGGAATTGCCATTGCCGGTATGCACTATGCCGGGATGAAAGCGGCCCAGTTTCCAATGTCCACAATGGTTCATCATGAGGGGATTGACGGGAGCTGGCTGGCGGTGCTGGTCAGCGTCGTCGCGCTCTCTATTCTTGGGATCACCCTGCTGGTGTCGATGCTGGATGCCCGCCTTCAGGCACGTACTGCCCTTCTGGCCTCTTCGCTGGCAGAAGCTAACCGGGAACTCGCTCAACTGGCGCTGCACGATACCCTGACGCGTCTCCCCAACCGTATCCTGCTGGAAGACAGACTCGATCAGGCCATCAGCAAAGCCGATCGTGAAAGAACCCATTTTGCCCTGATGTTCATGGATCTTGACGGCTTTAAAGCCATCAATGATGCCTACGGCCATGATGTCGGTGACAGGCTGCTGGTCGCCGTTACGCAGCGTCTGCTGCTGCTCCTGAAAGGCCAGTTCACCCTTGCACGTATCGGCGGTGATGAGTTTGTTCTGCTGGCAGAGGGAGAAGGTCCGGACGACGCGGCATCGCTGGCGAATTCGCTGGTGCGCGCGATCGATAGTCCGTTCAATCTCAGCCCCTATGAACTGATGGTAACCCTCAGCATTGGTATCGCGCTGTATCCTCACGACGGCAAAACCGAGCGTGAGCTGATGTTTAACGCCGACGCGGCGATGTATCACACGAAGCACATGGGCCGTAACGGTTACCACTTTTTTCAGCCCTCCATGAACACCCTGGCGCAGACCCATCTCCAGTTAATGAACGATCTGTGGATGGCGATCGATCGCAATGAGCTGTGCCTACTTTATCAGCCAAAATTTCACGCCCCCGCGGGTCCTGTCCTTGGATTCGAGGCGTTATTGCGCTGGCAGCATCCTAAGCAGGGGCTACTGACTCCCGACCTTTTCCTGCCGCTGGCAGAAAAAACGGGGCTGATCGTCCCGATTGGCAACTGGGTGATTAATGAAGCTTGTCGCCAACTGCGGAAATGGCATCTTCAGGGGCATCAAAGCTGGTCAATGGCGGTAAACCTGTCGACACTGCAGTTTGAACAACCCTCGCTGGTTAAAACGGTTCTCGACTGCCTGGCACTTCACCATGTTCCACCGGAAATGTTGATCCTCGAAGTGACGGAGACCACGGCAATGAGCAACCCTGATGAGAGCGTTCGGGTACTGACAGAGCTGACGGATGCGGGCGTGAAGGCCTCTATTGATGATTTTGGCACCGGATATTCGAGCCTGCTGTATCTCAAGCGTTTACCGGCCTGTGAATTGAAAATAGACAGGGCGTTTGTGAAAGAGCTCAGTGGCAAAAGCGATGATGCCACTATTGTCTCCGCAATTGTGGCCCTCGCTAAAACACTTAACCTGAAGGTCGTGGCTGAAGGAGTGGAAACCGAAGCACAGCAAGCCTTTTTAACCGAGCTGGGCTGTAACACCCTTCAGGGTTATCTGTTAGGTAAACCCGCCAGCGCGCAGACCATAGAAGCACTCTGTGCCCGAGGGGAAATGTTACCTGGCGCTGAGCTGTAAGCCCCCTCATCAGGCGACATGCGAATGACAGGAAGTGTCGCCAGTATGCTATCGACCAGGGCGGGAGCCTGCTGATAAAGATTAAAACTGTCGTTATTCATTAACCAGTTTTTAATTATTCCGCTAAAAAAACCGTGGAATACAATCAAGGTAAGATCAACACTCACCTCTGGCGAAATGATATTCCGCGAAATACAGGTCTCCAGCGTGGCACGTAGCGTGTCATCATTGAATCCAATACGCTTTCTGATTTCACGCTCTGAAATCATATCACTGCTAAATTCACACTTATGATACAAAATTTGTAAAAGCGCACATTGCCGGGGGTCATGGGCAATATACTGCAGCGCAGTAATAAATTGCTCACGAAGTTTTAACAAGGGATCGTCACTATCGGAAAGGGAAAGCCTGTCGCGAATCATGTCGCGAAGGGGTAATTGCTGTTCCCAGATGGCATTAAATATTTCAGATTTACTGGTGAAGTGCCAGTAGATCGCACCGCGCGTCACTTTAGCAGCATCAGCGATATCCGTCAGTGTCGTGCTGGCTACGCCACGCGTCGCAAACTGTCCGATAGCTGCCTCAATCAGTTTCTGCCGAGTTTGTTGAGCTTCTTCTTTCTTTTTACGCGCCATAGGCAACTACTCGTGACTCAAAAGGTTTAAAGGTAATATCGCTTTCATACAAATGTAAGTATTCACTAAAACCCGTTTTAATTTTGCACAAAAAAAGTCACCGCCATTAATCCATAATTAATACAAATATATCAAATCAATTAAATTGACACGATGAATAATAAGAAGCATTAAGTTTACTTACCTGATTAATATACATGAAGTATATCTCTGAATGGACATGGTTTGATTCTGATTTTTCTACAAGCATGGTCATTCGCACTTATAAATTAAAAAAGATTAAACATACTCATTATTATATGCAGCCACATTTTATTTTTATCCCTCTACCCCACCACCGATTCGCGGTATATATCGGTTAATGGGTATTTAAAGGAACAGTAATGACGAATCATTTCAGACGTTTGCCCTTATCCGGTTTCATTGTCTGCGCGGTACTGCTTACTGGATGCGATGGTCAGGAAAATCAACAACACCAGCAGGCGCCTCAGGTCAGCGTGCATATTGTGAAAAGCGCGCCTCTGGCTGTCACCACTGAACTGCCGGGCAGAACAGATGCATTTCGCGTTGCGGAGGTTCGTCCTCAGGTTAGCGGCATCATCCTGCGCCGCAACTTCGCGGAAGGTAGCGATGTAAAAGCAGGTGAATCACTGTACCAGATTGATCCTGCGACCTATCAGGCAGCCTATGACAGCGCGAAAGGCGAGCTGGCGAAGGCTCAGGCAGCGGCCAATATTGCGCACCTGACCGTGAAACGCTATCTCCCGCTGGTAGGCACCCAATATGTCAGTAAGCAGGAGTATGACCAGGCCGTGGCGACGGCTCAGCAGGCAGATGCCAGCGTTGTTGCTGCAAAAGCCGGCGTTGAAAGCGCACGTATCAATCTTGCCTACACCAAAGTGACCTCTCCTGTTGATGGCCGCATCGGGAAATCCAGCGTGACCGAAGGGGCGCTGGTGACGAACGGGCAAGCCGCAGCACTGGCAACGGTCCAACAGCTCGATCCGATTTATGTCGATGTCACCCAGTCCAGTAATGATTTTATGCGCCTGAAACAGACCAGCCTGCAAAAAGGCGATACCGCCAGCAGCGTTGAACTGCTGATGGAGAACGGACAGCCCTATCCGCTGAAAGGCACATTGCAGTTCTCTGACGTAACGGTCGATGAAAGCACCGGCTCGATTACCCTGCGCGCCATTTTCCCGAACCCTCAGCATCTGTTATTACCCGGCATGTTTGTTCGCGCCCGTATTGATGAAGGCACCCAGCCGGACGCGATTCTGGTTCCACAGCAAGGCGTGACCCGTACACCGCGAGGCGATGCAACCGTTCTGGTGGTGAACGATAAAAACCAGGTTGAGTCGAGAACCGTCGTAGCCCCTCAGGCAATT from Enterobacter sp. JBIWA008 carries:
- the dusB gene encoding tRNA dihydrouridine synthase DusB, with product MRIGHHQLRNRLIAAPMAGITDRPFRTLCYEMGAGLTVSEMMSSNPQVWESDKSRLRMVHVDEPGIRTVQIAGSVPEEMADAARINVESGAQIIDINMGCPAKKVNRKLAGSALLQYPDQVKAILTAVVSAVDVPVTLKIRTGWSPEHRNCVEIAQLAEDCGIQALTIHGRTRACLFNGEAEYDSIRAVKQKVSIPIIANGDITDPLKARAVLDYTGADALMIGRAAQGRPWIFREIQHYLDTGELLAPLPLAEVKRLLCSHVRELHDHYGQAKGYRIARKHVSWYLQEHAPDDQFRRTFNAIEDASVQLEALEAYFENLA
- the fis gene encoding DNA-binding transcriptional regulator Fis, translating into MFEQRVNSDVLTVSTVNSQDQVTQKPLRDSVKQALKNYFAQLNGQDVNDLYELVLAEVEQPLLDMVMQYTRGNQTRAALMMGINRGTLRKKLKKYGMN
- a CDS encoding DUF2556 family protein; translated protein: MIRKYWWLVVFAISVLIFDALLMQWIELMSTETDKCRNMNSVNPLKLVNCAELD
- a CDS encoding bifunctional diguanylate cyclase/phosphodiesterase, with product MLVSQYNHILVVLSFVVAILAAYTALNMAARVAGSEGGAARAWLAGGGIAMGIGVWAMHFIGMLAMDLSMSMSYNATLTVLSMVIAVGSSLFALWLVSCEQLRLRRLLPGALVMGSGIVAMHYTGMAALEVMPGIIWDKVWVAISVAIALAASLAALWLTFRLRREAAQVVLMRMGAAITMGIAIAGMHYAGMKAAQFPMSTMVHHEGIDGSWLAVLVSVVALSILGITLLVSMLDARLQARTALLASSLAEANRELAQLALHDTLTRLPNRILLEDRLDQAISKADRERTHFALMFMDLDGFKAINDAYGHDVGDRLLVAVTQRLLLLLKGQFTLARIGGDEFVLLAEGEGPDDAASLANSLVRAIDSPFNLSPYELMVTLSIGIALYPHDGKTERELMFNADAAMYHTKHMGRNGYHFFQPSMNTLAQTHLQLMNDLWMAIDRNELCLLYQPKFHAPAGPVLGFEALLRWQHPKQGLLTPDLFLPLAEKTGLIVPIGNWVINEACRQLRKWHLQGHQSWSMAVNLSTLQFEQPSLVKTVLDCLALHHVPPEMLILEVTETTAMSNPDESVRVLTELTDAGVKASIDDFGTGYSSLLYLKRLPACELKIDRAFVKELSGKSDDATIVSAIVALAKTLNLKVVAEGVETEAQQAFLTELGCNTLQGYLLGKPASAQTIEALCARGEMLPGAEL
- the envR gene encoding acrEF/envCD operon transcriptional regulator — translated: MARKKKEEAQQTRQKLIEAAIGQFATRGVASTTLTDIADAAKVTRGAIYWHFTSKSEIFNAIWEQQLPLRDMIRDRLSLSDSDDPLLKLREQFITALQYIAHDPRQCALLQILYHKCEFSSDMISEREIRKRIGFNDDTLRATLETCISRNIISPEVSVDLTLIVFHGFFSGIIKNWLMNNDSFNLYQQAPALVDSILATLPVIRMSPDEGAYSSAPGNISPRAQSASMVCALAGLPNR
- a CDS encoding efflux RND transporter periplasmic adaptor subunit yields the protein MTNHFRRLPLSGFIVCAVLLTGCDGQENQQHQQAPQVSVHIVKSAPLAVTTELPGRTDAFRVAEVRPQVSGIILRRNFAEGSDVKAGESLYQIDPATYQAAYDSAKGELAKAQAAANIAHLTVKRYLPLVGTQYVSKQEYDQAVATAQQADASVVAAKAGVESARINLAYTKVTSPVDGRIGKSSVTEGALVTNGQAAALATVQQLDPIYVDVTQSSNDFMRLKQTSLQKGDTASSVELLMENGQPYPLKGTLQFSDVTVDESTGSITLRAIFPNPQHLLLPGMFVRARIDEGTQPDAILVPQQGVTRTPRGDATVLVVNDKNQVESRTVVAPQAIGDRWLVTEGLKNGDRVIVSGLQKVGPGVTVVATPDTTTTPTG